In Arthrobacter alpinus, a single window of DNA contains:
- a CDS encoding glutathione S-transferase family protein, whose translation MDTNATAATDFSTKGLYVTGGEYTRDTNYIETRITADALDGYPVEAGRYRLVVARACPWAHRSTIVRRLLGLEGAISIGVCGPTHDQRSWTFDLDEGGVDPVLGIERLQDAYFKRTPNYPRGITVPAMVDVASGAVVTNNFPQMTLDFSTEWGEFHREGAPDLYPEALREEMAVVNKRVFTEVNNGVYRCGFAGSQEAYNAAYDRLFTALDWLEERLATQRYLMGETITEADVRLFTTLVRFDSVYHGHFKCNRNKLVEMPVLWAYARDLFQTPGFGDTVNFEQIKEHYYVVHEDLNPTQIIPKGPDTAGWTTAHGRESLGGSPFGNGTAPTRPVHD comes from the coding sequence ATGGACACAAACGCCACGGCAGCGACTGACTTCAGCACCAAGGGACTTTACGTTACAGGCGGCGAGTACACCCGTGACACCAACTACATTGAAACCCGGATTACCGCCGATGCACTCGATGGATATCCCGTGGAAGCTGGGCGCTACCGCTTAGTGGTGGCGCGCGCCTGCCCGTGGGCGCATCGATCCACCATTGTCCGCCGGCTACTAGGGCTGGAAGGCGCAATCTCCATTGGTGTGTGCGGCCCCACGCATGACCAGCGATCGTGGACGTTCGATCTGGACGAGGGCGGTGTGGACCCGGTCTTGGGCATTGAACGCCTGCAGGACGCCTACTTTAAGCGCACCCCCAACTACCCGCGGGGCATCACGGTCCCGGCCATGGTGGATGTGGCAAGTGGCGCCGTGGTGACGAACAACTTCCCGCAAATGACTCTCGACTTCTCCACTGAGTGGGGCGAATTTCATCGCGAAGGAGCCCCCGATCTGTATCCGGAGGCGCTGCGTGAAGAGATGGCGGTTGTGAATAAGCGCGTGTTCACCGAGGTCAACAACGGTGTGTACCGGTGCGGCTTTGCCGGCAGCCAAGAAGCGTACAACGCAGCCTATGACCGCCTGTTCACCGCCCTGGATTGGCTCGAGGAACGCCTCGCCACGCAGCGCTACCTCATGGGTGAGACCATCACCGAAGCCGATGTGCGTCTCTTCACCACGCTGGTGCGTTTCGACTCCGTCTACCACGGACACTTCAAGTGCAACCGCAATAAACTCGTTGAGATGCCCGTGCTGTGGGCCTACGCCCGCGACCTCTTCCAGACGCCCGGCTTTGGCGACACCGTGAACTTTGAACAGATCAAGGAACACTATTACGTGGTGCATGAGGATCTGAACCCCACCCAGATCATCCCCAAGGGTCCGGACACCGCCGGTTGGACGACGGCGCACGGCCGCGAGTCCCTGGGCGGAAGCCCCTTCGGAAACGGCACGGCCCCCACGCGTCCTGTGCACGACTGA
- a CDS encoding serine hydrolase domain-containing protein, whose translation MTISQQPDTGRSQGFITEQFAGVRELFDSMLDADPRYSAQLAVYVGGSKVVDLVGGPDCAADSLTGVFSCSKGVAALAFSLLVQDGLIDLDATVATYWPEFSQNGKDAVTVRQLLSHQGGLVGVQGGFAMEDYNDVPAVAARLAALPPMWRPGSGTFGYHALTMGVFLEELCRRVTGLRLQDVYESRIRAPYAADMFLGLPETEEPRFRPVLFDEAPAPFFLDPGSIAGVSGNVQAGNLLELPNVRSVRAAGSCSGAGVGSADGLARVYAGALTGIDGLPPYLTSETIGLMSQEQVWGLDRVFCEMSSFAVTFMKANPRMDFGSAQAFGHDGANAALGFADPLYGVGFGYVPAWNEEGGTASRSMQLSAAVRRAILAG comes from the coding sequence ATGACGATCTCACAGCAGCCGGACACCGGCAGATCCCAAGGATTTATCACCGAACAGTTCGCAGGCGTGCGGGAGCTCTTTGATTCAATGCTCGACGCCGATCCCCGCTACAGCGCGCAGCTGGCCGTTTATGTTGGGGGAAGCAAGGTTGTGGATCTGGTGGGAGGGCCGGACTGCGCCGCAGATTCGCTCACGGGCGTGTTTTCTTGCTCCAAGGGAGTAGCGGCGCTCGCCTTCAGCCTGCTGGTGCAGGACGGGTTGATCGATCTAGACGCCACAGTAGCCACGTATTGGCCCGAATTTTCGCAAAACGGCAAGGACGCCGTGACGGTCCGTCAGCTCCTTTCGCACCAGGGAGGGTTGGTGGGTGTGCAAGGCGGATTCGCCATGGAGGATTACAACGATGTGCCCGCGGTGGCGGCCCGGCTGGCCGCGCTGCCCCCGATGTGGCGCCCCGGAAGCGGTACGTTTGGCTACCACGCGCTCACCATGGGCGTGTTCCTCGAGGAACTGTGCCGCCGGGTGACGGGCCTGCGTTTGCAGGATGTTTATGAGAGTCGTATCCGCGCACCGTACGCGGCCGATATGTTCCTGGGACTTCCAGAGACCGAGGAGCCGCGCTTCCGCCCCGTGCTCTTCGATGAGGCACCCGCACCGTTCTTCCTTGACCCCGGCTCGATTGCCGGAGTGTCCGGCAACGTGCAGGCCGGAAACCTGCTGGAACTGCCCAACGTTCGCAGCGTCCGCGCGGCTGGCAGCTGCAGCGGTGCCGGGGTTGGTTCGGCCGATGGACTGGCTCGCGTGTACGCCGGTGCTCTCACGGGCATCGACGGCCTGCCGCCGTACCTGACATCGGAAACCATTGGACTCATGAGCCAGGAACAGGTGTGGGGGCTGGACCGGGTGTTCTGCGAGATGAGTTCCTTTGCCGTGACGTTCATGAAAGCAAACCCGCGCATGGATTTTGGCAGTGCTCAGGCTTTTGGGCACGACGGCGCCAACGCAGCACTGGGATTTGCGGACCCGCTGTACGGGGTTGGCTTTGGCTACGTCCCGGCCTGGAATGAAGAGGGTGGCACAGCCAGCCGCAGCATGCAGCTCAGCGCCGCAGTTCGCCGAGCCATTCTGGCCGGATAG
- a CDS encoding ABC transporter permease has product MQWFLANLPQVLNLTGYHLVQAVVPLVLSVIIAVPLAQLARVNKVAGGIILSAGSLLYTVPSLALFVILPSVLGTKILDFTNIIVALTIYAVALLVRSTQDALNSVDDSLRQSATAMGFRPLQRFMKVDLPLSIPVLFAGLRVISVSNISLVTVGSLLGIPSLGFLFTDGLQRNFPTEIVVGILGTLVLALLMDVVLVMLQKLLTPWLRTSKSAPAMQRTAAVSA; this is encoded by the coding sequence ATGCAGTGGTTTCTGGCTAACCTGCCGCAGGTCCTCAACCTGACCGGTTACCATCTGGTCCAGGCCGTGGTGCCGCTGGTGCTGAGCGTCATCATTGCCGTGCCGTTGGCGCAGCTGGCGCGCGTCAATAAGGTGGCTGGCGGCATTATCTTGTCTGCCGGATCGTTGCTGTACACGGTCCCCTCGCTGGCTTTGTTTGTGATTTTGCCATCCGTGCTGGGGACCAAAATTCTGGATTTCACAAATATCATCGTGGCTTTAACCATCTATGCCGTGGCTCTCTTGGTCCGTTCCACCCAGGACGCGTTGAACTCTGTGGACGATTCCCTCCGGCAATCGGCAACCGCTATGGGGTTCAGGCCCCTGCAGCGCTTTATGAAAGTGGACCTGCCACTGTCCATCCCAGTCCTTTTTGCCGGGCTGCGAGTCATCTCCGTCAGCAATATTTCCCTTGTGACTGTTGGTTCTCTGTTGGGCATTCCCAGTCTGGGCTTTCTCTTCACTGACGGCTTACAGCGCAACTTCCCCACTGAAATCGTGGTCGGAATCCTCGGCACGCTGGTCTTGGCACTGCTTATGGATGTGGTGTTGGTCATGCTGCAGAAGCTGCTGACGCCATGGCTGCGGACCAGCAAATCTGCGCCGGCAATGCAGCGCACGGCGGCGGTGTCGGCATGA
- a CDS encoding ABC transporter permease: MAADQQICAGNAAHGGGVGMSILALALPLAARPSTTYTAKDPFSQGWQWLTDPLNWQGPLGVPVRIVEHLGYAGLTLLISLAIAVPLGLYVGHTGRGRGVVVSLAGMLRALPTLGIMTLFALLATSSLSLMPAIWSLVLLAVPPILTGTYAGIAAVDREIVDAARSMGMTERQILFGVEVPNGLSVMLGGLRSAVLQILSTVAVVAFISLGGLGRYIIDGLAVQDYGQVLGGAVVIAVLAIAIDGLLALLQRVVVSPGLRSVRVASEQELPVLPSIS, from the coding sequence ATGGCTGCGGACCAGCAAATCTGCGCCGGCAATGCAGCGCACGGCGGCGGTGTCGGCATGAGCATCCTCGCCCTGGCACTGCCCCTGGCAGCACGCCCAAGCACCACCTACACGGCCAAGGACCCTTTTAGCCAAGGCTGGCAGTGGCTGACCGATCCACTTAACTGGCAGGGGCCCTTGGGCGTTCCCGTGCGGATTGTTGAACACCTCGGCTATGCAGGACTGACCTTGCTGATCTCCCTCGCCATTGCGGTCCCCCTCGGCCTGTACGTGGGTCACACGGGCCGGGGACGCGGCGTGGTGGTTTCACTGGCAGGGATGTTGCGGGCCCTTCCGACGCTGGGCATCATGACGTTGTTTGCACTGCTTGCCACCTCCTCCCTCTCGCTCATGCCGGCCATCTGGTCGTTAGTGCTGCTGGCCGTGCCGCCGATCTTGACCGGCACGTACGCCGGCATTGCGGCGGTGGATCGCGAAATTGTGGACGCCGCGCGCAGCATGGGCATGACCGAGCGGCAAATCCTCTTTGGTGTGGAGGTGCCAAATGGCTTGTCCGTCATGCTTGGCGGCTTGCGCTCGGCTGTGCTGCAGATCCTCTCAACCGTGGCGGTCGTGGCCTTTATCAGCCTCGGCGGGTTGGGCCGGTACATCATTGATGGACTAGCCGTTCAGGACTATGGTCAAGTATTGGGCGGGGCCGTGGTGATTGCCGTTCTAGCCATCGCCATTGACGGGCTACTGGCCTTGCTGCAACGGGTTGTGGTTTCACCGGGTTTGCGAAGCGTCAGAGTAGCCTCCGAGCAGGAGCTCCCTGTTCTTCCATCGATTTCTTAG
- a CDS encoding MarR family winged helix-turn-helix transcriptional regulator: MNELEPRWLSAEERAAWLALLSTTTLLPGALESPLQQAAKLSLFEYNVLAMLSEEAKATLPMSELAARTSASLSRLSHVVKKLQGRGYVERSVHVDDARVTVVTITGVGLDLIRTLAPMHVESVRAVVFDQLNAKDVADLARIGTKLIRGLDESHWTLRTPAP, translated from the coding sequence ATGAACGAGTTGGAACCGCGCTGGCTGAGCGCCGAGGAACGAGCCGCATGGTTGGCGCTACTGTCCACCACCACGCTGCTGCCCGGGGCGCTCGAGTCCCCGCTTCAGCAGGCAGCCAAGCTGTCCCTTTTTGAGTACAACGTCTTGGCCATGCTCTCCGAGGAGGCCAAGGCAACCTTGCCCATGAGTGAACTTGCCGCGCGGACAAGTGCATCCCTGTCGCGGCTTTCGCATGTTGTCAAGAAGCTGCAGGGCCGCGGCTATGTGGAGCGTTCCGTGCACGTGGATGACGCCCGCGTCACGGTGGTGACCATTACCGGCGTCGGCCTTGACCTCATTCGCACGCTGGCGCCCATGCATGTGGAGTCGGTCCGAGCCGTGGTTTTCGATCAGCTCAATGCCAAGGATGTGGCCGATCTGGCCCGGATAGGCACCAAGCTCATCCGCGGCCTGGATGAATCACACTGGACGCTGCGCACCCCGGCACCCTAG
- a CDS encoding dihydrolipoyl dehydrogenase family protein yields the protein MAAAEEVDVVVLGMGPGGESVAGELAAAGLSVVGVEARLVGGECPYYGCVPSKMMIRAGNVVAEALRVPGLAGTVQLTPDFSKVAGRIRSEATDNWDDAVAAKRFTDKGGRLVRGTGRLTGSLEVTVSTSDDGDLIFRARLAVVVNPGTNPTIPSVPGLEGTPFWTNREAVQAESAPKSLAVLGGGPIAVELAQAFTRFGTKVTMVLRGSSLLSRSEPEAGELLAQVFRSEGIKILHNKEVTGVVQSRGRFRLALADSSSGKAPGDGARGSGVSQLSAEKFLVATGRTARLSPLNLAAAGVEWDGSVAPAVDPHMQLTDGVYLIGDAAGEGAFTHMSMYQGNIVAGHILARHAQQQGDSQPPDRGATESHAVPNVTFTDPEVGSVGLTEKQARDAGLSIRVGLTKLDASTRGWIHKSGNQGFIKIIEDTQTGVLVGATSAGPSGGEVLSALVLAVHARIPVATLKTMIYAYPTFHRAIPEALAALK from the coding sequence ATGGCCGCCGCGGAAGAAGTCGATGTTGTTGTGCTCGGAATGGGTCCCGGCGGCGAGTCGGTGGCCGGGGAACTGGCCGCCGCCGGCCTGAGTGTGGTGGGGGTGGAAGCCAGGCTCGTGGGTGGCGAATGCCCCTACTACGGCTGCGTGCCGTCCAAAATGATGATCCGGGCCGGCAATGTGGTGGCCGAGGCGCTGCGGGTCCCTGGGCTCGCCGGCACGGTGCAACTCACCCCCGATTTCTCCAAAGTGGCCGGGCGCATCCGTTCCGAAGCCACCGACAACTGGGATGATGCCGTCGCGGCCAAGCGCTTCACCGACAAGGGCGGGCGCTTGGTGCGGGGCACCGGTCGGCTCACCGGCTCGCTCGAGGTTACGGTTTCAACGTCCGACGACGGGGATCTCATCTTTCGGGCCCGTCTGGCGGTCGTAGTCAATCCGGGCACCAATCCGACCATCCCGTCAGTACCGGGGCTGGAGGGCACACCGTTCTGGACTAATCGGGAAGCCGTTCAGGCTGAGTCGGCACCCAAATCGCTGGCAGTTCTCGGTGGTGGTCCCATTGCCGTGGAGCTGGCGCAGGCGTTCACCCGGTTCGGCACCAAGGTGACCATGGTGTTGCGGGGTTCCTCATTGTTATCGCGTTCGGAACCGGAGGCCGGCGAACTGCTGGCTCAGGTCTTTCGCAGCGAGGGCATCAAGATCCTGCACAACAAGGAGGTCACAGGTGTTGTGCAGTCCCGCGGACGGTTCCGTCTCGCGTTGGCTGATTCTTCCTCTGGTAAAGCTCCCGGTGACGGAGCTCGCGGCTCCGGAGTGTCCCAGCTGTCAGCAGAAAAATTCCTGGTGGCCACCGGTCGCACCGCGCGGCTCTCGCCCTTGAATCTGGCCGCGGCAGGTGTCGAGTGGGACGGCTCGGTTGCGCCGGCTGTGGACCCGCACATGCAACTTACCGACGGCGTTTATCTGATCGGTGACGCCGCAGGAGAGGGCGCTTTCACGCACATGTCCATGTATCAGGGCAACATTGTGGCCGGCCACATCCTCGCCCGGCATGCACAACAGCAGGGTGATTCGCAGCCGCCCGACAGAGGCGCCACCGAATCCCATGCCGTGCCCAACGTGACGTTCACCGATCCGGAGGTAGGATCCGTGGGGCTCACGGAAAAGCAGGCCAGGGACGCGGGACTGAGTATCCGGGTTGGCCTTACGAAATTGGACGCATCTACGCGTGGCTGGATCCACAAGTCCGGGAATCAGGGCTTCATTAAGATCATTGAAGACACCCAAACCGGAGTTTTGGTGGGGGCAACGTCCGCCGGTCCAAGTGGCGGAGAAGTTCTCTCCGCATTGGTATTGGCCGTACACGCCCGCATTCCCGTCGCCACACTGAAAACGATGATCTACGCCTACCCTACGTTCCACCGTGCTATTCCCGAGGCTCTGGCCGCCCTGAAATAG
- a CDS encoding NADPH-dependent F420 reductase: protein MNTITIIGTGNMARGIATRTLAAGRNVELLNRDADKAAAFAAEFGTNATSGTVGQAPAGDIVVLAVPFDAAKEIVSSYGAALAGKTVIDITNPVNFETFDSLVVAPGTSAAEEIAALTPANVVKAFNTTFAGALVAGETEGQILDGFIAGDNAEATAAVASLMADGGMRPIVVGPLKRSRELEGFQFLVMTLQANPAFETFNWNTGLKIVG, encoded by the coding sequence ATGAACACCATCACCATCATCGGTACCGGAAACATGGCACGCGGCATTGCAACCCGAACCCTCGCAGCTGGTCGAAACGTTGAACTTCTGAACCGTGACGCAGACAAGGCAGCCGCATTCGCCGCCGAGTTCGGCACCAACGCAACTTCTGGCACCGTGGGCCAGGCACCCGCCGGCGACATCGTTGTTCTGGCCGTTCCGTTCGACGCCGCCAAGGAAATTGTTTCCTCCTACGGCGCCGCTCTCGCCGGCAAGACGGTTATTGACATCACCAACCCAGTGAACTTCGAGACCTTCGATTCCCTGGTTGTTGCGCCCGGCACCTCCGCCGCCGAAGAAATCGCCGCACTGACCCCGGCCAATGTAGTCAAGGCCTTCAACACCACGTTTGCCGGCGCCTTGGTAGCTGGCGAAACCGAAGGCCAGATCCTGGACGGCTTCATCGCCGGCGACAACGCAGAAGCAACGGCCGCCGTGGCCTCCCTCATGGCCGACGGCGGAATGCGCCCCATCGTGGTTGGCCCGCTGAAGCGTTCACGTGAGCTGGAAGGCTTCCAGTTCCTGGTCATGACCCTCCAGGCCAACCCCGCCTTCGAGACCTTCAACTGGAACACCGGCCTGAAGATCGTCGGCTGA
- a CDS encoding ABC transporter substrate-binding protein, with amino-acid sequence MASLRLRSPLGNALEFSRRQSLKLGLFASVAALGVGLAGCSTGAVGESGSQGTQASADTFPVTVKHIYGETVIKAAPVRVATVSWVNDDVAIALGVVPVGMPKNEWGGNEQFSTAWKDAALEKAGAAIGSDKAPATYSEADGINFTEIAKTTPDIILAAYSGLTQEDYDKLSKIAPVIAFPEAAYGTSWQDSTTMIGAALGKSAAAKELIAATEKTIADQAAKYPQIAGKTFIYGNLEPAKSDGVNVYLSGDNRPKFLTSIGMKLAPVVVAAEKGTKEFYLPWSAEKANELDSQVFVSWVPDNKTKEAIAKDPLLGQIPAVKSGAFVADSDEMLTLAISASSPLSLPWALDAFLPQLAEAADKA; translated from the coding sequence ATGGCAAGCCTTCGTCTTAGGTCACCGTTAGGAAATGCATTGGAATTTTCACGTCGTCAGTCTCTGAAGCTGGGCCTTTTTGCATCGGTTGCGGCCTTGGGAGTGGGCCTGGCCGGCTGCTCAACGGGCGCCGTGGGCGAATCCGGCTCGCAGGGCACGCAGGCATCTGCCGATACCTTCCCCGTCACCGTCAAGCACATCTACGGTGAGACCGTCATCAAGGCCGCCCCCGTACGCGTGGCCACCGTTTCCTGGGTCAATGACGATGTTGCCATTGCCCTGGGCGTTGTCCCCGTGGGTATGCCCAAGAACGAATGGGGCGGCAATGAGCAGTTCTCCACCGCGTGGAAGGACGCCGCGCTGGAAAAGGCCGGGGCCGCCATTGGCAGCGACAAGGCACCGGCAACGTACTCCGAGGCTGATGGCATTAACTTCACCGAGATCGCCAAGACCACCCCTGACATCATCCTCGCTGCCTACTCGGGTCTGACGCAGGAAGACTACGACAAGCTCAGCAAGATCGCCCCCGTCATCGCTTTCCCGGAGGCCGCCTACGGCACCTCATGGCAGGATTCCACCACCATGATCGGCGCAGCTCTGGGCAAGTCGGCAGCAGCCAAGGAGCTCATCGCAGCGACCGAGAAGACCATTGCCGATCAGGCTGCCAAGTACCCGCAAATCGCTGGCAAGACCTTCATCTACGGCAACCTTGAGCCGGCCAAGAGCGACGGCGTCAACGTTTACCTTTCCGGCGACAACCGTCCCAAGTTCCTCACGAGCATTGGCATGAAGCTGGCACCTGTTGTGGTGGCGGCCGAAAAGGGCACCAAGGAGTTCTACCTCCCGTGGTCCGCCGAAAAGGCCAACGAGCTTGATTCCCAGGTATTCGTCAGCTGGGTTCCGGACAACAAGACCAAGGAAGCCATCGCCAAGGATCCCCTCCTGGGCCAGATCCCTGCCGTCAAGAGCGGCGCCTTCGTTGCCGACAGCGACGAGATGCTGACCCTGGCCATTTCGGCTTCATCTCCCCTGAGCCTGCCCTGGGCCCTGGACGCGTTCCTGCCTCAGTTGGCAGAGGCAGCAGACAAGGCCTAA
- a CDS encoding ABC transporter ATP-binding protein, with the protein MVEFRGVSKIYQTGNPAVDNLNLSIESGKITVFVGPSGCGKTTSLRMINRMVEPTSGTITVDGRDVSTIPAHELRRSMGYVMQQAGLLPHRTVIENISTVLRLNKVPRAQARERSLELLKTVGLPESMANRYPNQLSGGQQQRVGVARALAADPPVLLMDEPFSAVDPVVRAELQQELLRLQRDLAKTIIFVTHDIDEATILGDRVAVFAVGGRVAQYAPPEEILRAPVDDFVANFVGRDRGFRRLSFSTGESVPIHPANAVLWNSASPTNDVEAAAAPRDSNASRWALAVDADNHPLGWLAHGSTSGPLIPGGSLFHAGDPLRNALDAALSSPSGLGVAVDADGQVTGLVKASEVLAAIESVREGLS; encoded by the coding sequence ATGGTTGAATTCCGTGGGGTCAGCAAGATCTACCAAACGGGCAACCCGGCAGTCGATAACCTCAATCTCAGCATTGAAAGCGGCAAGATCACCGTGTTTGTTGGCCCATCGGGCTGCGGCAAAACCACGTCCCTTCGGATGATTAACCGCATGGTTGAACCCACCTCCGGCACCATCACCGTTGATGGCCGCGATGTCAGCACCATCCCCGCCCACGAGCTGCGCCGATCCATGGGCTACGTCATGCAGCAGGCAGGATTGCTGCCGCATCGTACCGTGATCGAAAACATTTCAACCGTGCTGCGACTGAACAAGGTTCCGCGAGCGCAAGCCCGCGAGCGTTCCCTGGAATTGTTGAAGACAGTAGGTTTGCCCGAGTCCATGGCCAACCGCTACCCCAACCAACTGTCCGGCGGGCAGCAGCAGCGCGTAGGTGTTGCCCGGGCCCTGGCCGCGGATCCTCCAGTCCTGCTCATGGACGAGCCCTTCTCCGCTGTTGATCCGGTGGTGCGGGCCGAGCTTCAACAGGAGTTGTTGCGGCTTCAGCGAGACTTGGCCAAGACCATCATTTTTGTCACGCACGACATCGATGAAGCCACCATCCTCGGTGACCGTGTGGCTGTTTTTGCCGTGGGTGGTCGAGTGGCCCAGTATGCACCGCCGGAAGAAATTCTCCGCGCCCCCGTCGATGATTTCGTGGCCAACTTTGTTGGCCGCGACCGTGGCTTCCGCCGGCTTTCCTTCAGCACGGGCGAGTCCGTGCCCATTCACCCCGCCAATGCCGTGCTGTGGAACAGCGCTTCCCCAACGAACGACGTCGAAGCTGCCGCAGCCCCACGCGATTCCAACGCCTCACGCTGGGCACTGGCAGTCGACGCGGATAATCACCCGCTGGGCTGGCTGGCCCACGGTTCCACTTCGGGACCCCTCATACCCGGAGGATCGCTCTTCCATGCCGGCGATCCGCTGCGCAATGCCTTGGACGCTGCATTGTCCTCCCCGTCGGGGTTGGGCGTCGCCGTGGATGCGGACGGTCAGGTCACGGGCCTGGTCAAGGCTTCCGAGGTGCTCGCTGCCATCGAGTCCGTCCGTGAAGGCCTCAGCTGA
- a CDS encoding ABC transporter substrate-binding protein, producing the protein MSKNSWSSRRAFLGAAAGLSVALAVTACGGGDPLGAASSSGGAAGGGAVVVGSANFPENAILAEIYAGALNAAGVNASTKLNIGAREVYMKALEDGSIDVVPEYTGNLLGYLDTSNTVVDGPGILAALPAKMPTGLSILDAASAEDKDAIVVTAETAAKYSLKSIADLTPVCGELTLAAPSEFQTRPYGLPGLKKLYDCVPKSFVPFSASSEALNLKALLNNEVQMADIFTTSPEITANKLVVLDDPKGLIGAQQVAPVVKTDKLSDAGTTALNNVSKQLTTQDLIALRTQVEGDQKMDPKAAATQWLKDKGITK; encoded by the coding sequence ATGAGCAAGAATTCTTGGTCCTCACGCCGCGCGTTCCTTGGTGCTGCAGCCGGGCTTTCGGTGGCACTTGCCGTGACGGCGTGTGGCGGCGGCGACCCGCTCGGTGCAGCCAGTTCCAGCGGCGGTGCCGCAGGTGGTGGCGCCGTGGTGGTCGGTTCGGCCAACTTCCCGGAGAATGCCATCTTGGCCGAAATTTACGCGGGAGCCCTGAACGCGGCTGGCGTGAACGCCTCCACCAAATTGAACATTGGCGCCCGTGAGGTCTACATGAAGGCGCTCGAGGACGGGTCAATTGACGTGGTCCCCGAATACACTGGCAACCTGCTGGGCTACCTTGACACCAGCAACACCGTAGTTGACGGACCCGGCATTTTGGCTGCTCTGCCGGCCAAAATGCCAACAGGGCTAAGCATCCTGGATGCGGCTTCTGCAGAAGACAAGGACGCCATTGTTGTGACGGCAGAAACGGCCGCTAAATACAGCTTGAAGTCCATCGCAGATCTGACCCCCGTATGTGGGGAGTTGACGCTCGCGGCGCCGTCGGAATTCCAGACCCGCCCGTACGGCCTGCCCGGCTTGAAAAAGCTGTATGACTGCGTTCCCAAGAGCTTTGTGCCCTTTAGCGCCAGCAGTGAGGCACTGAATCTCAAGGCACTGCTCAACAATGAAGTGCAGATGGCCGATATCTTCACCACGTCCCCCGAAATCACCGCGAACAAGCTGGTGGTTTTGGATGATCCCAAGGGTTTGATCGGCGCCCAGCAGGTGGCGCCTGTCGTCAAGACGGACAAGCTCAGCGATGCCGGAACAACGGCATTGAACAACGTCTCCAAGCAGCTCACAACGCAGGACCTGATCGCCTTGCGCACCCAGGTTGAGGGCGATCAAAAAATGGATCCCAAGGCCGCCGCAACGCAGTGGCTCAAGGACAAGGGCATCACCAAGTAA